TGAGGAAAAGTCACTCGAATCACGGTGGGGTAAGCTGATTTCGACAAAGGATTTTACGATACTGCTACCATATGATATTATCAAGCTAAAAATCCCTTATCCCAGCGATATGAACCTCCGCCAATCGCTGGTGATTGCTTAGCCCACCCAGCGATTGGTTACGAACAAATACACTAATATTTAAATCAACTTCAATATGCCACGACCATTAATCACATGCGCTTACCTGTGTCTAATCTCGATCGCTCACATAGGGTTTGCGCTCTCCTCCGGCCCCCAGCCAGACCAAACTCGAGTCTATAAAACAATCGGCGAAAAAGACTTCGAGCTACATATTTTTTATCCGAAAGGTCATCAACCTGCCGAGGCCCGGGCAGCGATTGTCTTCTTTCACGGGGGTGCCTGGAATAGCGGCGATCCGAACCGTTTCTACCCTCAGTGTCAGTATTTGGCGGAACGAGGCATGGTTGCAATCTCAGCGAAATATCGATTGCGTGGTAGCGACGGAACGAGCCCTGCTGAATGCGTCACCGACGCAAAATCTGCCATCCGCTGGGTTCGCAGTCACGCCAGTGCACTTGGAGTCGACCCAAACCGCATTGCAGCTGGTGGGGGTTCGGCAGGCGGGCAAATGGCCGCAGCCACCGCCACAGCTACCGGATTCAATGATCCGAGCGACGACCTGAGCATCGACTGCCGACCCAACGCACTCGTGCTGTTCAATCCAGTCATCGACAACGGACCGGGGCCCAATGCATTCGCACACAATCGAGTCGTCAAATACTGGAAAGACTTTTCTCCCCTGCACAACATCTCGGAAAACACCCCCCCGACGATCATTCTCGTCGGATCCGAAGATGGCGCAAGTAAGCCTGCAGCATGCGAAGCATTTCAGCAACGGATGCAGGAAAATGGTCGCCGCTGTGACTTACTCATCTACGAAGGGCAAACGCACGGATTCTATTTTAAAAAGCCCAAATACCGGCCCATCACCAAGGAAGTGATGGCACAATTTCTTCTCTCAATCGGATTCATCGAAAACCGCGACAATGCGATGCCCCAATAACTCCTCAACACATTCAAAAACAAAAATAGGATGCCGCAGCATACTTTATGCTTCAAAATCCGGCGATGGGAGGTCGCGTTCCATTTCATCGATTCGATAGCCAAACCCAGAACCTGTAAGCGTAGACAAATCAATTTGACCATCACGGCGAGCATACAAGCCCGGATGGACGGCAGCTTCCGGTAAGGATGCATCTGGATAAAACTGAGGCGCATTCGACTCCAGCCCCATGATCGTGCCTGCGTGTGCAGCCAATTGCGCATGTGGGATCATCGCCAGCATCGGGTTCGTTAGATCCTGTACCATCAAGGTCATGCCGTGCGCCTTCGCCCAACACAATGACAGTAATGCGCCCGTTTGCGTCTTACAGGTTTTAAGGGCTACATTGTTCCATCCGAGCTGACGCCCAAGCCGAACCATACGCCAATCGTGGGCACTCTCGTCCATGAACAGTGGCTTGCGTGCTGCGATCGAATGCACATCGATCGGGTGCTCTTCCAGTTCATATGGAAAGGGCTGCTCGACATAAAGTAACATCCCATACACACGTGGCGCATCGACTCGTAGCTTGTCCAGCATTGCATTCACATATGCCGCATCCGGAGCCGTGCAATTATAATCCGCACAGAGCCAGCGCACTCCCAGTTCCATACCTAAGTGTCCAATCGCGACTAAACGTTGAAAGTCCCACTCCGCGTCATGTCCACGCAACTTCACTTTTAAACATGTCAACTGATCACGCAGAATCCAATCACGCAGTAAAACTGGATAGGCATCGTCTGGCTCACTTCCAGTTAACTCAGCAGCATCAATGGGGTCAGTTCCGCCCACTGAGTGCCATGCGGGCATTCGTGCGGCTGGATGAACTAAAAAATCGGCGGGGTACAATCCGGCAAAGGAAACACCTTTGGCATCGGGTTCCAAGTAGTGCGATAGATCCTGACTTAAGTGCTCTTGGTCTAAGCAATCGTAAACGCCGACCTCGTGCAAATTCCCATAGGCATCATAGAGTGCGATATCAAATGCCGAGGCACACACGAGGGCCGCTAACTGTGGTAATTGCTGTTCGCTCTCACGCTCGTCATTGAACGCGGCCCGCAATTCAGGCAAACGCGTTTCAATAAACTCATAGCCCATCTCGAAAGGATGCCCCACTAGATCGGACTCACTCCATGCTTGAGCGACCTGACAAGTAAACGCTTGCAGCGCGGACTCACGCGCCGCAAAGGAAATCGCCCCCGGCCACACCCACTGCACACTCAGGGGCGTCTCCCCCCAACCTTGCGCTGTCTTTTTCGTTACAGGGTCCTCAACTGTCAATGCCACTCGCGCACAAACCACCTCAGACATCGTCTCCTTGCCAAACTGATACGGCGTGCGCGTTTTAACAGGTAGGAAATAAACTTGTATCTTAGTAATTTGCATAACAGTACGGCTTTGAATCAGGAGACATCCCAGGCAAAGACTTTAACGCTATCATGCCCCCAAGTTTCATCAATGATCAGGCGAATTGCCTTCGTCTCAACATCCAAACTAAGTCGAACCAAACGCTGAAAACTATCGGTCTCACAGGCGACTTCCTGCCACTCACTCGACTCGTTTTCCGCCATGATACGAAAGCCCCGAACTAGTGTCGGCTCAGGCTTAATATCCCAGCCATCTCTGGGATACCACAAAGGCATGTTCGCCCATTTGCGTTTAAGGTTACTGTCAAAAACGATACGTGCTTGCGACAACTGCTGCGGCGATTCGAAACGATACTCAACCCATGCCCCCTTCGCTGCGATCCATGCATTCACCTCCCCCCGATCTTCATACTCGCGATCATGGCCATTGCGTAACAGCTCCGCATCCCCTGAGGACGCCAGAAGACTTGCGGAGCGTGAAGGTTCGGGAATCGCACGCGCAAGCCCAGGTAACCAGCAGTCGTCGGCTTGTAAGCTCGCCTGTAGTTCTTCTATGTGTAGTTGCCCACATTCACGTGGCGTGCAAGCTTCCCGGATGCTCAACGAAGCCGCCGTTCCGATCGCTTGCCCTAAGAGCGCACAAGTGGCCATCACCCGCGTAGTGCACAGCGCAATGTGTGTCGCGCTGATATTGCGCCCTGCCATCATCAAATTCTCAACGTTCTTCGAATATAAAGAACGAAATGGAATGCCATAAGGGCAATTTACTTTAAACCAATCATGAGAATATTCGCCTTTTCTCAAGGAGCCTTTGGAATCATGATCATCAATGGGCCATCCACCATAAGCGACGATATCTTCGAATGCATTCGGCTGCTGCACATCACTCTGACGCAACATGTGATCCCCGACATAGCGTAAGCTCTCCCGCTTTCCGGGCAGAAATCCAAACCACTCCAAGGCTAGATTCTCAGCACCGTGCTCGCCTTGATTTTTATAGTGATCGATGAGTCCGAGTCCCAGATTCAGTAACTCCTCTTTGATCTCCTCAGAGTCGTGAATGGTATCGTCTTCACCACCCAACTCGACAAAGAAACCATTGGCCCCGCTGACCGGCTTCAGATTAATTTTTTCTACATGCTTCGGCGCTTCCTCATCATTATGGAAAGTATGAATCCATGTCGGCGGCATAAAGCGCTGCGGACTCCCCAGATCGCGCCAGACAAAAATGAGGCTCATCCCCATCTTAGTTGAACTCGCGACATCGGGCGCCAGAGGCTCATCAAATTCAGCTGCCGCCTCACGACCATCACGCATTTCAGCGCCGGCAAAGGACGACAAAATGCTATCTCCGGAACAATCCGCAAAGACCTGAGCGGACACCTCAAACCATGTTTGGGTAGTCGATTGCCATGCTCTCAATGATTCCAGACGCCCTTCGCTGGCCTTGGCCTCGGTGCAGGAGCAATTCAAAAGTAGGGTTAGGTTTGGCTCAGCCTTCGCAATGCCATGCATCGCTAAATCCCACATCTGCCAATTACCGCTGGGATTACGATAGAGCGTCTCCAGCATTATTTCTTCAATAATTCCCGTCTCACGCACACTGCGATCCCACGAGCCATATGCTCCCTGAACAGGCACTCGAATTTCACTGGATGCGTTGCCACCTAAAACGGGACGATCATGCACAAGCACAGTTTTTGTGCCGTGACGAGCCGCAGCCACCGCCGCACATAGTCCAGCCAGCCCTCCCCCGACGACGCAAAACTCTGCTTCAACTTGAATGGTTTTCATATCTATAAATATTGAACAGCTTGCTGATACGTGGGGTGAATTTCATCCCCCGCCAATTTAAATAAACTTTGGTATAATTCACTGAGATCACGGCTGAAAGGACGAACCGGATAGGTCAATAAGGCACGTGCCAGCATAACAGGATCTTCTAAGGCCAGAGCATTACCTAGCATAGTCTGGTGCGAGGCTAGCGCAGATGTCATCCCCATCGCCACATCAGGAATTTGTAGTGGCTGATCATTCGCCGATGCGATTTTCTCTCCAATCAATACCTGCGAATATTCAACACACTGGTCGTCTCGTATGCCTGCGATGGCACCTTCATTCGGTCGCGAGGTGGCTAAGCGCATTTCGCGCACGCCTGCAATCGCGGCCATAATACGAACAAATATATTCTGATCCTGACGACGGAAAGTGCTGTCTTCTTTCCAATGATTTTCCCAAAAATCGTCGTCCAATTCTCGGTCGAGATATTGCTGGAACTTATTATCCATGTTCTGACGCACCTTTCGATTGGATTGAATAGCTGCCTCCACCTCGGCAACGGTTCGATTCGGGTTATGCTTCCTACAATTCACTAGAGCATCGTCATACATCAGATGAGCCAAGCCATCTCCTTCCGATGAGAAAACCATCACTCCATACTTCCGCCATAACTTCACTAAGGTGGTCACACTGTTAGTGATATTGTCTCGCGCAAATGAATCCCACCATGGTTGCAGCTCGCACATCTTCCAATTATCATCGATATGACGATTCAGTGCTTCCAAAATGGGCTCCCCCTGCCACTGTCCATCAATGATATAACTCAGGTGATTCACTCCCGCACAATCCACCACCAAATCTTCCGCCTCCTGGTCTTCACCAAAGATACGTGAGATGTCCGACAAGTGGTTAGTAAACCCCGCACAGACACCAAGGCAGCGAATCTTCGTATGATTATTCACCATCGCAGAGAGCACTGCGATCGGATTTACGAAATTGATCAACCAAGCGTTCGGGCACTGGACTTCCATACGCCGCGCAAGATTCATCAGCACAGGAGCAATTTTCACCGCCGAAACCGCACCATTGGGCGAAATGTTATCCGAACTGATAAAGCCACGATCAAAAGACTCATGATGCCCCAACATGTAGGACTTGGGAGCACTCGCGGGTAGAATCACTCCAACCATATCAGCCCCCAACAATGCCTCGTCCAGCGAGTTGCCCCAACGAATCTGGCAATTTGCTCGCGCTCTCTCTGGCGTCTTCAACAGCATGCGCCCCATCGCCTCCGCGCGTGTCAGGTCTAAATCATAGAGAAAAACCTCTCCATTATCGAGCACTCCAACATCCGCCATCGCAGCTCGTATGACTCCGAATAAGCGCAATGCTCCTCCACCAAAAAAACAAACTTTCATAATATTCTATTGTTAAATTTTATTCTACAGATTGCTATAAAAGCTGTAAGCTCGGCTCCATTGCACGGTCTCTCCTGAAGCAAGCTCCAAGTTTATAAATTGCTCGGGGCAGATATACAATGGGTTTACATGCATTATAATCTTCGATGCCTGGGGTGTCGTCTCGATCCCAACAGACAATGAAGACGCAGAATGCACCAACTGTAACGCTCCTGAATAAGACTCAGGTAATTCATCTATAAAGGCATCAGCTGCTTTCATTTTCGGAGTGATCTCACTAACTACAGAGAGTAAGCCCCCCTCCTGTTCGATTGCAGGCTTAGGGATATCAGCGGGTACATCAAAGGGTAGTTTCAGCTGATATCCCACCGCGGTCGTAACATCATCAAAATGTATAAAATTATGGGCATAATTCCGTGTCGAGAAGGAGTGGGTGCCCGTATTGGTTAATTGGTGTGTAATAATAACACGATGCCCCTCAAGCTCCACACTCGACTCAAGTGAGTAGCCATAACCGTTCACCACTGGCAACACCTGCCGAAACACCGCACTGGTGGACTGCCACTCCACACTGGTTTGCGCAAGCTCGATGACTTCATAATTATCAAAAAAGCGATACGGATCTTCTCTCCCGCGTCGCAATGTGCCCACGCCGACTTTCATAAAAGCATCCCCCACCTTCGCATCATCGTAGCCCGGAGGACCAAACTCACCTTGCCGGTATGCCAAATCAAACTCCATCGCCAAACCACCATTGTGCTTGATCGGGTTATGCTCCACAGGACTATAGAGATAATCATGCCCATCCATGACGACCCGAAGCACATTCGCAATGGGAGAAAAACGTAATCCTTGATAGTAAGGATCGACCGCATTTGGATCCATCACTTCGACAGTCAAGACTCCATTGTCTAAGACATGTACGGCCTGGTGTCGTACTTCAAACTCAGAGAATACCTGGCAAGCGCAAGTAAGGAAGCAGGAAAAAAAACAGAATAAACGAACAAGCTGCATTGGAACGGAATTAAGCGTCATGATGTTGGTTGGGCACGAGAGTTGTTGATCCAATAAATTAAAATCAATTCACTCAGGCTTAAGGCTCGACGGCCCATTTAACTAACCGCCGATTGGCACTATCGACTACATAGATCCACTCCCGACCATTTACATCCTTGATGGCGGCGATGCCCGAAGGCTGAGAAAATAAATACGTACGCTCATTTCCAGCTAGCCCCTGATTCAAGTCA
The nucleotide sequence above comes from Coraliomargarita algicola. Encoded proteins:
- a CDS encoding alpha/beta hydrolase — encoded protein: MPRPLITCAYLCLISIAHIGFALSSGPQPDQTRVYKTIGEKDFELHIFYPKGHQPAEARAAIVFFHGGAWNSGDPNRFYPQCQYLAERGMVAISAKYRLRGSDGTSPAECVTDAKSAIRWVRSHASALGVDPNRIAAGGGSAGGQMAAATATATGFNDPSDDLSIDCRPNALVLFNPVIDNGPGPNAFAHNRVVKYWKDFSPLHNISENTPPTIILVGSEDGASKPAACEAFQQRMQENGRRCDLLIYEGQTHGFYFKKPKYRPITKEVMAQFLLSIGFIENRDNAMPQ
- a CDS encoding enolase C-terminal domain-like protein; translated protein: MQITKIQVYFLPVKTRTPYQFGKETMSEVVCARVALTVEDPVTKKTAQGWGETPLSVQWVWPGAISFAARESALQAFTCQVAQAWSESDLVGHPFEMGYEFIETRLPELRAAFNDERESEQQLPQLAALVCASAFDIALYDAYGNLHEVGVYDCLDQEHLSQDLSHYLEPDAKGVSFAGLYPADFLVHPAARMPAWHSVGGTDPIDAAELTGSEPDDAYPVLLRDWILRDQLTCLKVKLRGHDAEWDFQRLVAIGHLGMELGVRWLCADYNCTAPDAAYVNAMLDKLRVDAPRVYGMLLYVEQPFPYELEEHPIDVHSIAARKPLFMDESAHDWRMVRLGRQLGWNNVALKTCKTQTGALLSLCWAKAHGMTLMVQDLTNPMLAMIPHAQLAAHAGTIMGLESNAPQFYPDASLPEAAVHPGLYARRDGQIDLSTLTGSGFGYRIDEMERDLPSPDFEA
- a CDS encoding FAD-dependent oxidoreductase — translated: MKTIQVEAEFCVVGGGLAGLCAAVAAARHGTKTVLVHDRPVLGGNASSEIRVPVQGAYGSWDRSVRETGIIEEIMLETLYRNPSGNWQMWDLAMHGIAKAEPNLTLLLNCSCTEAKASEGRLESLRAWQSTTQTWFEVSAQVFADCSGDSILSSFAGAEMRDGREAAAEFDEPLAPDVASSTKMGMSLIFVWRDLGSPQRFMPPTWIHTFHNDEEAPKHVEKINLKPVSGANGFFVELGGEDDTIHDSEEIKEELLNLGLGLIDHYKNQGEHGAENLALEWFGFLPGKRESLRYVGDHMLRQSDVQQPNAFEDIVAYGGWPIDDHDSKGSLRKGEYSHDWFKVNCPYGIPFRSLYSKNVENLMMAGRNISATHIALCTTRVMATCALLGQAIGTAASLSIREACTPRECGQLHIEELQASLQADDCWLPGLARAIPEPSRSASLLASSGDAELLRNGHDREYEDRGEVNAWIAAKGAWVEYRFESPQQLSQARIVFDSNLKRKWANMPLWYPRDGWDIKPEPTLVRGFRIMAENESSEWQEVACETDSFQRLVRLSLDVETKAIRLIIDETWGHDSVKVFAWDVS